The DNA window CAAAGAATCATCTTTAAACAGTGGAAATGGGTTTACCATTAAATACTGTCCAGACAGTTCATCCCGTTACAAAAAGGGAGTTCAGCATTATAACGAAAACAAAGTGCACACATGACAGATGACATGACAGACAGGTGGTTGGGATTTGTTAGAGAGAAAGGCGCATAATGTTGGCAGTTACGGTTAATTTGCATGACTTTCCACATCCTGTATCAGCCCCAGACAcatgtacaaaaacacactttgaaCAGAACAGAATCTGAGTTCAGAGGATCACCATGCAAAGCCAAAAGACAGCCAGGAACTTTAAGAACCAAACCCACGGCTACCCACCCATGTTAATCCCTGTTGCATTGTCTCCTACTGGACACTGAGCACAACTGTATCAGTTTACATAACACTAAAACCAACAAAGAGACAGGTAGTCATATGCCAACGAAATCTGACAGGAATAGACTGCAGAGATTGTGTCTGACCTCCCCTCTGCGTGAGAGTGGTGTCATGGCAGTTATGATTCAGAGGCCCGAGTGGCTCCTCGATCcagatttaaaaatacactttcatTCAGTGCTGAGGCTCTCGGTTGTGACGTGACAATGGCTGTCTTTAGGATCCTAACAACAGGATCGATGCCAGTACTCATACTGTAGAGAAAATACATTCTCAATGAAGCATTTATCACAAACACCATAATAATAGTGTAATTAAGCTGTAATGAGATATAACTGTTTGTGTGTAACTCCATTTAAATATAATGCTCATAAATGTATCTGCTCATGATTTGTGGAAGCAAATTACTGTAAACACTGTCACATGTGAAGCTATTTGTCACTAAGCATTTGATTATTAAATATACAGAGTTACAGATACtttaagaaacaaacacaccaaaccGACATTGAAAAACAGCAGTGAAGGTCAGCTGTGTCTGGGCCAAAAACTTGCACTTGAACCCACTGCAAAGACTATAGCCAATAGTCCCATTGGCACACACAGTACGTTCTGTGCCTGTGTGGCAGATAACCAGAAGAGCTACTCtaagttgggaggctaggaagctagaaagagccaCAAACATTGTACAGAAACGGTCTCCCTTGAATCACGCTCATCACTTGGTTTACAGTCTATTAATTCTAGATGATCTGACGTTAatattacatacatacatgggaaAAAAACCTTATGTgtgacctttaaactttgttattttgtttgctaCTTTGTGCCAATTTGATATGCTGACTGCCAACATAGCTGACTGGAGCCGTGTACACTCCCCCAAACCCTGTCACCAGAAAATAGTCGACTGTCGGCTTGGTGTTTCACAACCATGATAGTTGCATTTACTAGTTACTagtacatattatatatattatagttgtTACTCTGTAACTGCATTACAATGTTTCATAATGTCATAAACCATGCATTAAAATGACCAGTGTGGAGGAACCTACAGTGACTTCAATATAAAAGTTCAGGATCATTTATAGAGACAGTTTATGGTTTGTCTGCTCTAGGTTTACGTAGAAACACAGATGACTCCACGGAGGAGGACCTGCGCCCTGTGCTGACATTAAGTGCTCATTCTAACCCAGAAGAAACATGATTTGTAGTTATAGATGGTTATGATGCAAATTACAGTAGGTTTGGTTGATATAGAATTTCACCTTATATCAAACTAGGGTTGCATTAAACTCCATAATTACACTTTTAACTGTTAAACAGTCCTCGTCATACGAAGGGCAGTTACCAGCATGAATGTGTCAACTTGACATGACTTTCTGTACAGAAATGCATTTCCACGCATGCTGCTGACTTTGGTGAGCCTCTGATATTTAACCCATTGTTGTCCACGCTGATGTCAGTCTGCTAGCGACCACATTTAGATCAAAAACATACCATGTGCATTACAACATCCAGTTTTAGAGAGAATAAAACTACATTCTCAACACAAACTTCAGCCTGTCAACGTGGGTTATTGAGCTAAAAACACTAAAAGTCACCTTTAAAACAACAGGACTTTGATGCTATCTGCCAGCACCCACACAATAGCAGACATGTAAAAAGCACAGCGTCTGTCATCTGCAGAGAGAACAGATCAGCTGTCAGTTAGGAGCGGGACATGTGAGGTGTGGTCTTGCGCAATGCAATCACATGAAAAAATGGGTCACCGGTTGAGGGCAATCAAAAAGGAATTGTCCATTATGATGTAGCAATTGTCAGGTGGACAGTGAGACTATTTTAGTGAGCCATTCACATGATACTTTGAATACATATATCTTTCAATATTAACCATAAAGCGCTTTTCCTGTTCCTCACCCATCGCTGCCCCATCTAATCTCCTCTCATCTTCGAGGTAAGTTTAACACTATCATCAATATGCTCTGTTAAATGACAACGGGATTATTTAACGTGACATTACAAGGTTAAGGCATTTAGTGGATCCCTTTCTCCTGCTGCGACAACAGCTCAGGAATCTAAGTACCTGTGTTTAACAGCGGTCGAGTCGAGTTCGTCTTTGACACAGACGCTGCAGCCGGTATTTATGCGAGGGAATCCTAACAATGTGGTTACTTTTGTCGCGGCCTTAAAGCAACTTTGTGAACATGGCAGTCTGGCAAAACTTCCCGGACACTTCAAGCGTCTTGATTATCTGTAGTTACTCTAAGTGATAAAATGTAATCTGAGGTTTTAACTGCCTGCTGTGGTGGCTCAGGTAACAGTACGCCTGACCTATCTGTGTATCTTTGGGATCAAAAAGCTGATGTGATAAGTGATGACTGTCTGCTCGTATGAACTGGCGACCTGCTGGGTGGAGGGCTGCTTTGCTTATTTGCTTTGACTTTTGCCCTCTGTCAGCGTGGCTTAATTTAAATAGTGGTAAGAAGCACACGAGTGTTTTGTTCTCCTCTGGCAGCTTCATCTGTTTGTTAACGCAGAGCACCCGGAATAATGTAGCAGTGTAGTCTCAGGGCTTCAAAGCAAATGatataaagacacaaacaggGAGACATGGAAGACAGATTTAATATAGCAAATCTACTCATCGTGAAGTCccgttcattttcatttcagtcgGCTAACTTTATGTGTGGATGATAGAATTCAgttaaaaaggaaaggaaatgagcaACGATAGGAATCCTACAGGATCTGGATttagagttgtgtgtgtgtttttttaatgcatgcaGCGTCTCcaaatttcttttcctttcttggTTACCAAAGCTTTGTGTGGCTTGGCTCTCTCATGCATTATCAAGGCCACAGCAGCTGCACGGGGGCAATGTGGCCAAATATAGCCGTGCACCAGGCTCCGTGTCAGTCCTTTTTAACAACAGACAAAATACCTGGAAGAAAACCGAAATGTATCCGAAAGCCCCTATCATGCTAAATAAGTCTATTTACAAGGAACTAACTAGATTCATCAGTCATATTAACTGCAGAGAATGACTGCGCAGAAACAAATTGCTGTTATATATTACAACCAATCTATTAATACTTTATATGTCAGAAATATAGTTAACATGACTTCAGGTTATCGTTCAGACGTTCCAAACCCCACAACATGACGTTAACACTCAGATATGACAAAGAAAAGTAGCAAATCCTCCACATTTTTCAGACAAAAATTTGCAATATTAGCTTGAATATTAGTTTATAGTAAGCTTAGTATTCTGTGTGATGCAGGATGTGTTATGAGACAAACTTGAATAACAAAATGTTCCTTATTCCAAAGGTACTACAAGCTGCAGTCATGTCTGAGGGGTGAGTACTTAGCCTCataaagtattttaaatattaaaaagtaccaaaaagacaaaaaaggaggAGCCACTGAATGTACATTTGACAGCGTCCAtcttttcacttgtttttgAAGCCTTTTCAGTTCCGTCCCATTGAACCCTAATTAacagaaaatattgttttgttgctctGCTTTATTTTACATGACGATGAAGACCGGTGAGTCGAAGCTTTGTGACATATTCACATTTCAAATGTCATTTATTACCTACACTTAGATcagtataaaaatgtaattttgtaaaaaaatctgctttttttttgtcacagagAAAACCAAAATATTCAGCAACACGCCGGCTGCTTCTGAAGGTAGGTCGCAAGCTCACATACGATCCGCATGTAGTCCGAAACAATCCTGTGCTTCGGTGTTTATCGGGGGCTTCATTAAGGCCTTACTACTTTTCAGTCCAAACTGCTGAAGAAAGCAGCGTCTATGCTGGTTGCCGAGATTGAGgccaaaaaacatgagaaagaaagagtcgTGAGCGAAAGCTTTCCTCCGCTGAAGTTATCGGGTCTGTCAGTCCAGGAGCTCCAGGTACCGTCACACCAAACCACGCTGATTCATTAACTGTTATGTGAAATCATTTTGACCACGTTCTTTCTGTACATTTCAGGACCTTTGCAAAGAACTACATCGCAAgattgatgttgttgatgaaGCGCGTTATGATATGGAGGTCAAAGTGGCCAAAAATCAGAAagaggtaaaaaagaaaaaaaaaagaaagaaacttgatAGAGTTACTGACCTGTCAGGAGCTTGTCTTCAACACGTGATTTTTGTGGAACAGATCGAGACTCTGAATCTGAAGATCAATGAGCTGAAGGGAGTGAAGAGGCCTAACTTGAAGAGGGTGAAGAAATCAGCAGACGACATGCTGGGTGCATACACCGACACCTCCAAACTCATGAAGGCTGATTTCAAGGCCAACCTGAAGACAGTgaagaaagatgaggaaaagGTAAAATTGTCAAATGCCCGCACgtacagaaaacacattatAAAGTAGTTACTAAACGGTGCAATGtacttcatgtttttattacagAGGGAAGAAGTAACAGACTGGCGTAAGAACGTGGAGGCCATGTCTGGCATGGAGGGCAGGAAGAAGCTGTTTAATGCTGGACAAtaagaaaatgttcacatgtTCACTTGAAGCAAGGTTTAacgttgttttattttttaaattaaatccctTTGTTTAACATGTTTCAGAATTATTAAATTTAAGAAGGTTTCCATTTCAGGTGGGAATTAAACTGAGATTAAACTCTTTACTATACTTATCATGACCTAATCGAAACTTGTATGTAAAAAATACTACTGCACTGTATAAAATACTGTATTCTTTACTTGTTGAAGTTGTGCTAAAGAGAGTGCTGATAAGCTTCGTGCCTTTGCAGTATCTGTATTACACAGATGATGGCACTGTCCTACTGTATGTAATACATGTGATGCTGATTAAACAACTATGGCCATATTTCTGATTTGTCTGCTTTTAAAACATATTCCCACGTTTAATATATAACTCTGATCTTCTTCCAGTGACCCTGTAGTGAAAACTAATGATGATAACTCTCATTGTTTAGTATTCTGTTAAAGGTGGTACCAGGCGATGCCATGTACAAGTGTTATACAGTGATATACAATACACTGGCTGTCAGTACAGAGGAGGCTATTTTAGTTGGCCACTCACAGAAGGCAAAAAGCACACATAAAATGTGACATGAGTTTTCTTCTTGTCATTTAAAGACAGAGACTGATCACATCAGCTGGGTTTTTCTGCAGAGATAAAAGGTATGTGTCGGTTTAAGGATATTTCATGGACATGGTCTTCCACCAACTGCATTGATGTGATGTAATTAAACGAGTGTCTTATTAGATTCTGACACATGCACCgccaaaggaaaagagaaagcaTTTTTTTAGTGTGTATAAATACTATACTATTATATATTTTAGAGAAGCTAGAATGTATAATAAATACTACATATATTGTAGATTGAGAATAGAGAATGAATATAATCTGAGAATTGATGTACATGTTTGAACCAgttcaaattattttaaagtgCCCTTCAGCCAGTCACTATCCGAGTAGTAACTACTGCATATACATTTTCCACTATCTTAACAAGTGCCGTGTTCTATCATATATCTTCATCTTATTCTGCAATAACTAATGACGAGTTTGCTTCTGGTTTGGCTGTCTTAAAAGTGGATTAACTCCCATTAAGatcaaaaaaggaaacatgatCCAAAGTATGTGTAGCACTCAAGCAGACAGTGCTGCTAATTTAAAAGGCTTATTGGCGGTATGTTACCGTTCCAAGGTCTGCATGACTCAAACTTGGCTCTGTCATCAAGAAGTGAATAAACACTATGCTTGAAGTGAAGAGCTGAGTGTCTATACTGCATCTTGTAATGATTTTACTGCTTCTAGTAGTAATGCACTTTTCTGATTTAAGAATAAACGAGTCCatttttttacagacaaaaaacaacaatgtcgGAAGcgtaagtgatttttttttttttcaaattatcttaattgatatttttataaTCAGAAAAATTCCTCAGATATTTAATATGTCAGcactaattttaattttatttctcctccttttccatgTCAAATTAACCACCACAGGCCGGTAAGCTATTCGTATAATTCATTTACAACAGCTCACCTAAAAAGCAATTCTTTTTCACATGTTTGCACTCCAACTCATGTATGTATACTGTTTATTTGCAGAGAAAATCAAAGATCTCTGCATCTCGCAGACTGGCTCTCAAGGTACTGTCGCCTTTGGCTTCACGACAGCTGATAAGATTGAAATTACAAAACCGCCAGTGTGAGaaatttcatcatttcttttgtcattcAGACCAAGCTGCTTAAAATAGCAGCTGGGATgttggagaaagagaaagaggaaaagaggctgGAGAAAGAAACTACTCTGGGGGAAAGAGTCCCTCCACTTCAGCTGTCTGGTTTGTCCCTGCAGGACATTCAGGTATGTGCAAGTCACTGCATGAAATGTtccacacatatatatacatacgtaCCCATCTACTGCACGTATACGCAATAAATGTCCTGCATACATGGTACTGACGTACAGCAGGTGCATTCGAGGATAAGTGTCTCGACTACAAGGTCCTCATACCCTTGCTTTGTAAAGCCGGTATcattctctttgtttctgcagacTCTGTGCAAAGAGCTGCACCATAAGATTGATGTGGCAGATGAAGAGCGCTATGACATTGAAGCGAAGGTGATCAAAAACGACAAGGAGGTGCGTAGCCATTCATATTTTTGAGTTACATGTGGATGTGTTGATTTTTATGAATGTCTTGATTTAGCACGAGCTGTTCTTACTGGACGCAAAAAGCAGCAAACGTAGAAGAATAAAGATGCTCTGCCATCAACATTTAGGATTACTCTGTGTggttttagttatttaacaaCAGTTTTTAGCCGACTGAActtgattattttaaattggTGGCCAGCCTAAACCTaatcatccatttttttttattgtttccttcAGATTGAAAACCTGTCCGCAAAGATCTTTGAGCTGAAGGGGAAGATGAAGAGACCTGCTCTCAAGAGGGTGAAGATCTCAGCCGACGCCATGCTTGGAGCTCTGTTGGGCGCTAAGGTCAAAGAGTCTGTGGACTTCAAGGCCAACCTGAAGACTGTGAAGAAAGAGGATGAGAAGGTGAGTGTTCAACTATGGAGGtagacagatttatttttaatgagttgGTTTACAGCTTGActctttatttgatttgaattaTGGTACAGTACTGTATGTGGGTGATATGTTGGTGTTATTTTGAAATTAATGAGTATTTTTCTACCCTATgaacagaaagaggaagtgacTGACTGGCGTAAGAACGTGGAGGCCATGTCTGGTATGGAGGGCAGGAAGAAGCTGTTTAATGCTGGACAGTAGATTCATATTTCCGGACACTTTTAAGTCTGAATGCTGTTTTAGAGGGGAGGAGagtgaagaggaaaagaggTAACGTCACCGCACACAATTACGAAGCACGATCTCTATGTTGGAGAGTGTGAGGGTGTGGGTACGGACTTACCAAAATACAACATGCAAACATAAGTTGGCAGGAATGTGATtatatattttgcattaaaGTTACACTGTGTTTTATGCTGTTGGCACAATGTCTGAAAAACACCTTGTTAATAAAAACGTCTGACTGACACTCTCactgctttttttcattttccatactCACTTTATGACCCGAGTCACTCCTTGACATTAGCCTGGgagcacaaaaataaaccagatgGTAGAAAAGGTTCCAGCACTTGTCAGCAACAACAGCTGAGAACAAAGTTATCAAATCATCTTTTCAAATCAAAGCGCATGTAACATGAAACCCAACGTGGAAACTGGGCTCCAAAAGGCTTTCACTTAAAGCAATGTGGGAGCAGTCAGAGTGTCAGTCGCCACGATCACTACTGGTGACAAGGTCAGATATCAGAGCAAATTCATATAAAACCGTTTTCATATTTTGGACAGCTTTTGTACTGTGAGAAGAATGTAATTATCTCGCAAGACAACTACGGTATAGCTACAGCAATTATAGGGAAAACCTCGTGATTGTGGAAAATACGTTAATGGTGCGGGGAGAGATTATAATAACACTTAATAAGGTGTTAAATAGTTGTGACGTGCGCAAACTCCAGACTGCTGCTTATAACTTTGATTTGTCCTATCTATCAGCCAAAATTCTACACCCATAGTTTCCACCTTGTTGCATCTAGGACGCACAACGTCCTGCATTGGAAGTGAATGTAGGAAGAAAGGTCATCATGAGTGACACCATGGGCAATAAGACTCATTTTATACTACCGAGTGAAAGTCTCTTATGCGCATCCTAAAATAATACTTGACCTGTGAGCCCCTTTTCTTCACTA is part of the Mugil cephalus isolate CIBA_MC_2020 chromosome 10, CIBA_Mcephalus_1.1, whole genome shotgun sequence genome and encodes:
- the LOC125015240 gene encoding troponin I, slow skeletal muscle-like produces the protein MSEGPRKPKYSATRRLLLKSKLLKKAASMLVAEIEAKKHEKERVVSESFPPLKLSGLSVQELQDLCKELHRKIDVVDEARYDMEVKVAKNQKEIETLNLKINELKGVKRPNLKRVKKSADDMLGAYTDTSKLMKADFKANLKTVKKDEEKREEVTDWRKNVEAMSGMEGRKKLFNAGQ
- the tnni4b.2 gene encoding troponin I4b, tandem duplicate 2, whose product is MSEAPRKSKISASRRLALKTKLLKIAAGMLEKEKEEKRLEKETTLGERVPPLQLSGLSLQDIQTLCKELHHKIDVADEERYDIEAKVIKNDKEIENLSAKIFELKGKMKRPALKRVKISADAMLGALLGAKVKESVDFKANLKTVKKEDEKKEEVTDWRKNVEAMSGMEGRKKLFNAGQ